A window of Tripterygium wilfordii isolate XIE 37 chromosome 7, ASM1340144v1, whole genome shotgun sequence contains these coding sequences:
- the LOC120001424 gene encoding uncharacterized protein LOC120001424, translating into MPSADQFPLLDVPKNLTNITQYGLDDPSFSTHIVHCHLKFQKEWKFPTIYTVCHDLVQCNLYWLAMLLTLLVHQTLYKAWSNTKHFTQATLKDYTMAPSSFLISVLLSLAALHGAFAVEYVVDNRAANLPGGIKFNNEIGADYARQRMITASEFIWRLFQQNTEADRKTVARVTLVIDPDMKPGEVAYASNNEIHMGDDYINGIQGDARGDDFNGVLYHEMVHIWQWNGNGASGIGGLIEGIADFVRLKAGYVPSHWVKPGEGNSWNQGYDVTARFLDYCNDLRNGFVAELNKKMRTSYSDQFFADLLGKNVDQLWREYKAKYGM; encoded by the coding sequence ATGCCAAGTGCCGATCAATTTCCATTGCTTGACGTGCCTAAAAACTTGACTAACATCACGCAATATGGTCTTGATGATCCATCTTTCTCAACCCACATTGTCCATTGccatttgaaatttcaaaaggaGTGGAAGTTTCCAACTATCTATACAGTTTGCCACGACTTGGTCCAATGTAATCTCTACTGGCTAGCCATGTTGCTTACTCTACTGGTGCACCAGACTCTATATAAAGCGTGGAGCAACACCAAACATTTTACACAAGCAACTCTTAAAGACTACACAATGGCTCCTTCTTCTTTTCTCATCTCTGTTCTCCTCAGTTTAGCAGCCCTCCATGGTGCCTTCGCGGTGGAATATGTTGTCGATAACCGGGCAGCAAACCTCCCCGGGGGAATCAAATTCAATAACGAGATTGGCGCTGATTACGCCAGGCAAAGGATGATAACAGCCTCGGAATTTATCTGGCGCCTCTTCCAACAGAACACGGAAGCTGACCGCAAGACCGTGGCTCGTGTGACGCTAGTAATCGACCCAGATATGAAGCCTGGCGAGGTAGCGTATGCATCCAACAACGAGATCCACATGGGAGACGACTACATCAACGGCATTCAGGGCGACGCGAGGGGAGATGACTTCAATGGAGTGCTTTACCATGAGATGGTGCACATATGGCAGTGGAATGGCAATGGGGCGAGTGGGATTGGAGGGTTGATTGAAGGGATTGCAGATTTCGTGAGGTTGAAGGCGGGTTATGTGCCGTCTCACTGGGTTAAGCCAGGGGAGGGCAATAGCTGGAATCAGGGGTACGATGTTACTGCTAGGTTTTTGGATTATTGCAATGACCTTAGGAATGGATTTGTGGCAGAGCTTAACAAGAAGATGAGGACTAGTTATAGTGATCAGTTCTTCGCTGATTTGCTTGGGAAGAACGTTGATCAGCTCTGGAGGGAATACAAGGCCAAGTATGGGATGTAG
- the LOC120002427 gene encoding uncharacterized protein LOC120002427 produces MSHYRLILSLLVSLAVMMQSTSAVDYVVTNRAGSSGGSVRFNNEIGIPYSRQTLDSATNFIWRIFQQNSAADRKNVQKVTLIIENMDGVAYAVNNEIHVNANYLGNYSGDVKREFTGVIYHEMTHIWQWNGNGQTPGGLIEGIADYVRLKANYIPSHWVKPGQGDRWDQGYDVTARFLDYCNSLRNGFVAELNKKMRSGYSATYFVDLLGKTVDQLWSDYKAKYGQ; encoded by the coding sequence ATGTCTCATTACCGGCTTATCCTCTCCTTGCTAGTATCCCTAGCAGTCATGATGCAATCCACTTCTGCTGTTGATTATGTTGTCACCAACAGAGCCGGATCATCAGGAGGCAGCGTGCGCTTCAACAACGAAATAGGCATCCCCTACAGCAGGCAGACACTAGATTCTGCCACCAATTTCATATGGAGGATCTTCCAACAAAACAGCGCGGCCGATCGGAAAAACGTGCAGAAGGTGACCTTAATAATCGAAAACATGGACGGTGTCGCGTACGCTGTCAACAACGAGATCCATGTCAATGCGAATTACCTTGGAAACTATAGTGGTGATGTGAAGAGGGAGTTCACTGGGGTGATTTATCATGAAATGACACATATTTGGCAATGGAATGGTAATGGACAGACCCCAGGAGGCTTGATTGAAGGGATTGCAGATTATGTGAGGCTCAAGGCTAACTACATTCCTAGTCACTGGGTCAAACCAGGGCAGGGTGATAGGTGGGATCAGGGTTATGATGTTACAGCCAGGTTTTTGGACTATTGTAATAGTCTTAGAAATGGGTTTGTGGCAGAGCTTAATAAGAAGATGAGGAGTGGTTATAGTGCTACCTATTTTGTTGATCTGCTAGGGAAGACTGTTGATCAGCTTTGGAGTGACTATAAGGCCAAGTATGGCCAGTAG
- the LOC120001362 gene encoding methylthioribose kinase-like, with product MEFSEFRPLDDNLLLDYIKATPSLSSIVGNNFDDLTVKEIGGGNLNYVYIVVGSSGSFVIKQALPYMRCIETWPMTRERAYFEALALKEHGRLCPQNVPKVYHFDRTMSLIGMQYLEPPHIILRKGLIAGVEYPLLAEHISDYMSKTLFYTSLLYHTTLEHKGLVAQFCGNVELCRLTEQVVFSDPYKVSQFNRWTSPYLDCDAEAIREDNTLKLEVAGLKSMFCERAQALIHGDLHTDSIMVTLESTQVIDPEFAFYGPMGYDVGAFIGNLMLAFFAQNGHANEHNDRKIYKKWILRTIEETWNLFHDKFIALWDKHKDGPGEAYLPEIYNNVELQQQVQRKYMNDLFHDTLGFGVAKMIRRILGVAHVEDFESITDPSKRANCERRALELAKKLLKERRKFLSISEVVSTILELEA from the exons ATGGAGTTCTCGGAGTTTCGTCCACTGGACGACAACTTACTGCTCGATTACATAAAGGCCACGCCTTCTCTCTCATCTATTGTTGGGAACAATTTTGATGACTTGACGGTCAAGGAGATTGGGGGTGGTAATCTCAATTACGTCTATATCGTTGTTGGCTCATCTGGGTCCTTCGTCATCAAGCAG GCGCTTCCTTACATGCGTTGTATTGAAACGTGGCCAATGACAAGGGAAAGGGCTTATTTTGAGGCCTTGGCACTGAAAGAGCATGGTCGATTATGTCCTCAAAATGTTCCTAAAGTTTATCATTTTGATCGTACAATGTCTTTGATTGGCATGCAATACTTGGAGCCTCCGCATATAATCCTCAGGAAGGGGTTAATTGCTGGAGTTGAATATCCATTGCTGGCAGAGCACATCTCAGATTATATGTCAAAGACTCTTTTTTATACATCCCTGCTTTACCACACCACCTTGGAGCACAAAGGCTTGG TTGCTCAATTTTGCGGGAATGTTGAATTATGCAGACTAACTGAGCAGGTTGTTTTCTCTGATCCTTACAAAGTCTCTCAGTTTAACCGTTGGACTTCCCCTTATCTTGATTGTGATGCCGAGGCTATTCGAGAGGATAATACTCTGAAGCTTGAAGTTGCTGGGCTGAAATCTAT GTTTTGTGAAAGAGCTCAAGCATTAATACATGGAGATCTGCACACTGACTCCATCATGGTTACCCTGGAGTCAACTCAGGTCATTGATCCAGAATTTGCATTTTATGGACCTATGGGTTATGATGTTGGAGCTTTTATTGGGAACTTGATGTTGGCTTTCTTTGCCCAAAATGGACATGCGAATGAACACAATGACCGGAAA ATATACAAGAAATGGATTTTGAGGACAATTGAAGAGACCTGGAATCTTTTCCATGATAAATTCATTGCACTCTGGGATAAGCATAAAGATGGCCCTGGAGAGGCTTATCTTCCAGAAATTTATAATAACGTTGAGCTTCAACAGCAAGTACAAAGAAAGTACATGAACGATCTGTTCCATGACACCCTTGGATTTGGCGTGGCAAAAATGATACG GAGAATTCTTGGCGTGGCGCACGTAGAAGATTTTGAGTCAATAACTGATCCTAGCAAACGGGCAAATTGTGAGCGAAGGGCTCTTGAATTAGCAAAGAAGCTTCTCAAGGAAAGGCGGAAATTCCTGTCCATCTCAGAAGTTGTATCAACCATTCTGGAACTCGAAGCATGA